From one Streptomyces sp. ICC1 genomic stretch:
- a CDS encoding DeoR/GlpR family DNA-binding transcription regulator codes for MFAAERRQLILEMVRANGAVSLRELARVVQTSEVTVRRDVRALEAEGLLDRRHGGAVLPGGFTRESGFPQKSHLATAEKTAIADVAAGLVEEGEAIVVGAGTTTQELARRLARVPGLTVVTNSLLVAQALAHANRVEVVMTGGTLRGSNYALVGSGAEQSLQGLRVSRAFLSGSGLTAERGLSTSNMLSASVDRALVQAAAEVVVLADHTKLGTDTMFQTVPTDVITRLVTDEPPPHDDRAGTELQALADQGVQITVAGGASASGGGSGEGMAGRRPRRESPLPVQRRGGPTAQLRSAGSLHEQQVAAAGERARVADMRRR; via the coding sequence GTGTTCGCTGCAGAACGTCGCCAATTGATCCTCGAAATGGTGCGGGCCAACGGAGCGGTATCGCTCCGGGAGCTCGCCCGCGTCGTCCAGACCTCCGAAGTGACCGTACGGCGGGACGTGCGGGCACTGGAGGCAGAAGGACTCCTCGACCGCCGGCACGGCGGTGCGGTATTGCCGGGCGGTTTCACGCGGGAATCCGGCTTTCCGCAAAAGTCCCATCTCGCGACGGCGGAGAAGACCGCCATTGCCGATGTCGCGGCCGGTCTCGTCGAAGAGGGCGAGGCCATCGTCGTCGGCGCGGGCACCACGACCCAGGAGCTGGCCCGCCGGCTCGCCCGGGTGCCCGGACTCACCGTGGTCACCAACTCGCTGCTCGTCGCACAGGCCCTGGCCCATGCGAACCGGGTGGAGGTGGTGATGACCGGCGGAACCCTGCGCGGGTCCAACTACGCGCTGGTCGGAAGCGGTGCCGAGCAGTCCCTCCAGGGCCTGCGGGTCTCGCGGGCCTTCCTGTCCGGCAGCGGGCTGACCGCCGAGCGCGGGCTGTCCACGTCCAACATGCTCTCCGCGAGCGTGGACCGGGCGCTGGTGCAGGCCGCCGCGGAGGTGGTGGTCCTCGCCGACCACACGAAGCTCGGGACGGACACCATGTTCCAGACCGTGCCGACGGACGTGATCACGCGGCTGGTGACGGACGAGCCGCCACCGCACGACGACCGGGCCGGTACGGAGTTGCAGGCGCTGGCGGACCAGGGCGTGCAGATCACGGTGGCCGGCGGAGCGAGTGCCTCCGGCGGTGGATCCGGCGAGGGGATGGCCGGGCGGCGGCCGCGCCGGGAATCGCCGCTGCCGGTGCAGCGGCGTGGCGGGCCGACCGCGCAGCTGCGTAGCGCGGGGTCGTTGCACGAGCAGCAGGTGGCTGCGGCGGGCGAGCGGGCCCGGGTCGCGGACATGCGGCGTCGCTAG
- a CDS encoding NAD(P)H-quinone dehydrogenase: protein MTRIVIIGGGPGGYEAALVGAQLGAEVTVVDCDGLGGASVLTDCVPSKTLIATAEVMTTFDSSYEELGIVVADDTPHIEQAARVVGVDLGKVNRRVKRLALAQSHDITASVTRAGARVVRGRGKLGGPQGIDGTRDVIVTAADGSETILTADAVLIATGGHPREIPDAMPDGERILNWTQVYDLDELPEELIVVGSGVTGAEFAGAYQALGSRVTLVSSRDRVLPGEDPDAAAVLEDVFRRRGMNVIGRSRAESAKRVGDRVEVTLSDGRVITGTHCLMAVGAVPNTTGMNLEESGVKLKESGHIWTDKVSRTSSPGVYAAGDVTGIFALASVAAMQGRIAMYHFLGDAVAPLNLKTVSSNVFTDPEIATVGYTQADVDSGKIDARVVKLPLLRNPRAKMQGIRDGFVKMFCRPGTGIVVGGVVVSPRASELIHPISIAVDNNLTVEQIANAFTVYPSLSGSIAEAARQLHTRKSGDEA from the coding sequence GGTCTGGGCGGGGCGTCGGTGCTCACCGACTGCGTGCCCTCCAAGACCCTCATCGCGACCGCCGAGGTCATGACGACCTTCGACTCGTCGTACGAGGAGCTCGGGATCGTCGTCGCGGACGACACCCCGCACATCGAGCAGGCCGCGCGTGTCGTCGGCGTGGACCTCGGCAAGGTGAACCGGCGCGTCAAGCGCCTCGCGCTCGCCCAGTCGCACGACATCACCGCCTCCGTCACCCGGGCCGGCGCCCGCGTCGTACGGGGCCGCGGCAAGCTCGGCGGCCCGCAGGGCATCGACGGCACGCGGGACGTCATCGTCACCGCCGCCGACGGCAGCGAGACGATCCTGACCGCCGACGCCGTGCTCATCGCGACCGGCGGGCACCCCCGCGAGATCCCCGACGCCATGCCCGACGGCGAGCGGATCTTGAACTGGACCCAGGTCTACGACCTCGATGAGCTCCCCGAGGAGCTCATCGTGGTCGGCTCCGGCGTGACCGGCGCCGAGTTCGCCGGCGCCTACCAGGCACTCGGCTCCCGGGTGACCCTCGTGTCCTCCCGCGACCGCGTGCTGCCCGGCGAGGACCCGGACGCCGCCGCCGTGCTGGAGGACGTCTTCCGCCGCCGCGGCATGAACGTCATCGGCCGCTCCCGCGCCGAGTCCGCCAAGCGCGTGGGCGACCGGGTCGAGGTCACCCTCTCCGACGGCCGGGTCATCACGGGCACGCACTGCCTGATGGCGGTCGGCGCGGTGCCCAACACCACCGGCATGAACCTGGAGGAGTCCGGGGTCAAGCTCAAGGAGTCCGGGCACATCTGGACCGACAAGGTCTCCCGGACCTCCTCGCCCGGCGTGTACGCGGCCGGCGACGTGACCGGGATCTTCGCGCTGGCGTCCGTGGCCGCCATGCAGGGGCGCATCGCGATGTACCACTTCCTCGGCGACGCGGTGGCCCCGCTGAACCTGAAGACGGTCTCCTCCAACGTCTTCACCGACCCCGAGATCGCCACCGTCGGCTACACCCAGGCCGACGTGGACTCCGGCAAGATCGACGCCCGGGTCGTGAAGCTCCCGCTGCTGCGCAACCCGCGCGCCAAGATGCAGGGCATCCGGGACGGCTTCGTGAAGATGTTCTGCCGCCCCGGCACCGGGATCGTCGTCGGTGGCGTGGTCGTCTCGCCGCGCGCGAGCGAACTCATCCACCCGATCTCGATCGCCGTCGACAACAACCTGACGGTCGAGCAGATCGCAAACGCGTTCACCGTGTACCCCTCCTTGTCGGGTTCGATCGCGGAGGCCGCCCGCCAGCTGCACACCCGCAAGTCCGGCGACGAGGCGTAA